GTGATGAAGGCTTGCAGGCCGGGCACCTTGGCGATGTTGGCCCGTAATTCGCGCAGGGTCTGGTCAAGCGGCGGACGCTGCTCCTTGTCCTTCAGCTCGACATACATCGTGCCATTGTTGAGCGAGCTGCGGGCGTTGCCGCCGACGATCGACATGACGTGATTGACCGCCGGATTCTGTTTCACGATCGCTGCGGCCTGGTTCTGCAAGGCGACCATCGCCGGATAGGAGATGTCCTGGCGTGCCCTTGTGGAGATGTTCAGCCGGCCGATGTCCTCGGTCGGGAAGAAGCTCGAGGGCAACGTCATGAACAGGTATGCGTTCAAGCCGACCGAAGCGAGGAACAGGCAAAGGATCGCAGGCCGGTGGCCGAGGCACCAGCCGACCGCCCGATCGTAACCTCTGAGCGTGCGTTCAAAGCCCGCATCGAACCAGCGGACGAAGAGGGGCGGGGTGCCCTTACCGCTGGAAAGCCGCGAACCGAGCATTGGCGTTACCGTCAGCGAAACGATGGCGGATGCGACGATCGCCATTGCGACGACCATGCCGAATTCGTTGAAGATGCGACCGACGACCCCACCCATCAACAGGATCGGGATGAAGACGGCAATCAGCGACACCGACATCGAGATGATCGTGTAGCTGACTTCGCCGGCGCCCTTGATCGCCGCATCGAAAACCGGCATCCCCTCTTCGACATGCCTGAGAATATTCTCCAGCATCACGATTGCATCGTCCACCACCAGACCGACCGCAAGCGTCAGTCCGAGAAGCGAGATGTTGTCGACGCTGTAGCCGAGCACGTACATCATGCCGAAGGTCGAGATCAGCGAGAGCGGAACGGCAAGGCCCGGTATGATCGTTGCGGTCAGGTGGCCGGTGAAGAGGTAGATCACGAGCACAACGAGGCCGATCGTCAAGAGCAAGGTGAACTTGACATCGGAAATCGCGTCGCGGATCGGCTTGGCGGAATCGTTCATGACCGTGGTGGTGACCGACGAAGGGATCTCGGCATGCAGCGTCGGCAGTCTGGCGTTGATCGCATCGACGACCTCGACCGTGTTCGCATCCGGCTGGCGCTGGACGGCGAGGATGATGGAGCGATTGCCGTCGTACCAGCTGCCGGTATTCAGATTCTCGACACTGTCTTCCACCTTGGCGATGTCGCCGAGATGAATCGGCGCCCCGTTCGGATTTGCGATCACCAGCGAGCGGAATTCGGCGGCGTTGGTGCGCTGCGTGTCGGCGTTGATCGTCATGGCTTGCGCGTCGTTCTGCAGCGTGCCGACCGGCACCTGGCTATTGGCCGCACTGATTGCCTGGTTGACCTTATCGATGCCGATGTTGCGGGCAAGCAGCTTGTCGGGATCGACCTCGACGCGGACGGCATATGTCTGTGCGCCGAACACGGTCACTTCGGCCACGCCGGGCAGGGTGGACAGCGACGGCGAGATGATGTCTTCGGCAATGGCATCGAGCTTGCTGCGCGGCATCGTGTCGCTCTGCACCGCAAGCAGCATCACCGGTGCGTCGGCCGGGTTCGTCTTACGATAGCTCGGCGGCGTGGTCATGTTGTCCGGCAACTGCCGTGTCGCATGCGAGATGGCGGCCTGCACGTCTGCGGCGGCCGCATCGATGTTGCGGTTGAGGTCGAACTGCAAAATGATGCTGGTATTGCCGAGTGAATTGGTCGCGCTGATTTCGCTGATGCCGGGGATGGTCTGGAACTGCTTGATCAGCGGCGTTGCGACCGAAGTCGCCATGGTCTGAGGCGAGGCGCCGGTGAGTGCGGCCGAGACGTTGATGGTCGGGAAATCGACCTGCGGCAAGGCAGCGACCG
Above is a window of Rhizobium etli 8C-3 DNA encoding:
- a CDS encoding efflux RND transporter permease subunit, giving the protein MIANFCIRRPVATTLLAIGVILAGLAGYRLVPVAALPQVDFPTINVSAALTGASPQTMATSVATPLIKQFQTIPGISEISATNSLGNTSIILQFDLNRNIDAAAADVQAAISHATRQLPDNMTTPPSYRKTNPADAPVMLLAVQSDTMPRSKLDAIAEDIISPSLSTLPGVAEVTVFGAQTYAVRVEVDPDKLLARNIGIDKVNQAISAANSQVPVGTLQNDAQAMTINADTQRTNAAEFRSLVIANPNGAPIHLGDIAKVEDSVENLNTGSWYDGNRSIILAVQRQPDANTVEVVDAINARLPTLHAEIPSSVTTTVMNDSAKPIRDAISDVKFTLLLTIGLVVLVIYLFTGHLTATIIPGLAVPLSLISTFGMMYVLGYSVDNISLLGLTLAVGLVVDDAIVMLENILRHVEEGMPVFDAAIKGAGEVSYTIISMSVSLIAVFIPILLMGGVVGRIFNEFGMVVAMAIVASAIVSLTVTPMLGSRLSSGKGTPPLFVRWFDAGFERTLRGYDRAVGWCLGHRPAILCLFLASVGLNAYLFMTLPSSFFPTEDIGRLNISTRARQDISYPAMVALQNQAAAIVKQNPAVNHVMSIVGGNARSSLNNGTMYVELKDKEQRPPLDQTLRELRANIAKVPGLQAFITPQQSLRFGGRQTASQYQLVVQALSADQTNLWANNIQQAMRGDRRFTDVTTDAQNDALQANIVIDSEKAAAFGIDNDQLRTTLQESFSGYTAAQIQSTGDSYDVIVEVDTSKPWDDQKLQDIRVASINGTLVPLSNFARVERNTGPVTINQTGQLVSTTVSFNLPAGEALGDATAAIDQIKKDINVPADVFTSYGGTAQIFEQSQGNTPLLILAAVATIYVVLGVLYESFIHPLTILSGLPAAALGALLALKVMGFDLSIIALIGLLMLIGIAKKNAIMMIDVALENLRSTSMSPTQAIHEACVRRFRPIMMTTFCALLGALPIALGTGASSELRQPLGIAVVGGLIVSQALTLFISPVIFVEMGRLNSWLQRLLRRKEAVRDEVEPTAIAAE